In one Nocardioides sp. NBC_00368 genomic region, the following are encoded:
- a CDS encoding response regulator transcription factor, whose protein sequence is MTPVSGSAPIRVIVVDDQELVRSGLRRILRRRDGLEIVAECGDGSEVVAALEANPADVVVMDLRMRQVDGITATGLVRALPEAPPVLVLTTFDEDELVSGALRAGAAGFILKDSPAEELVMAVRSVALGDAWLDPAITGRVLATYRSAVAPSGSSTVEVSELTDRELEVLRGLASGWTNSEIAERLVISELTVKSHIGRIFAKLDLRDRAAAIVFAYDHGIVRPAT, encoded by the coding sequence ATGACGCCGGTCAGCGGCTCGGCGCCGATCCGGGTGATCGTGGTCGACGACCAGGAACTCGTACGCAGCGGCCTGCGGCGCATCCTGCGACGGCGCGACGGGCTGGAGATCGTCGCCGAGTGCGGGGACGGGTCGGAGGTGGTCGCGGCGCTCGAGGCCAACCCGGCCGACGTCGTCGTCATGGACCTGCGGATGCGGCAGGTCGACGGGATCACCGCTACCGGCCTGGTACGGGCGCTGCCGGAGGCTCCGCCGGTTCTGGTGCTGACCACGTTCGACGAGGACGAGCTCGTCTCCGGGGCCCTCCGCGCCGGGGCCGCCGGCTTCATCCTCAAGGACTCGCCCGCCGAGGAGCTGGTCATGGCCGTACGCTCCGTCGCGCTCGGCGACGCCTGGCTCGACCCCGCCATCACCGGCCGGGTCCTGGCCACCTACCGCTCCGCGGTCGCTCCCTCCGGGAGCAGCACCGTCGAGGTCTCCGAACTCACCGACCGCGAGCTCGAGGTGCTCCGCGGCCTCGCCTCCGGCTGGACCAACTCCGAGATCGCCGAGCGGCTCGTCATCTCCGAGCTCACCGTCAAGTCCCACATCGGCCGCATCTTCGCCAAGCTCGACCTCCGCGACCGCGCGGCCGCCATCGTCTTCGCGTACGACCACGGGATCGTCCGGCCGGCGACCTGA
- a CDS encoding RecQ family ATP-dependent DNA helicase, translating into MTDPASDVRARAEAHLRALVGRDDATLREDQWSAISALAVERRRTLVVQKTGWGKSAVYFVATLLLREAGLGPTVIVSPLLALMRNQIAAAQRAGIRAVTINSTNPEDWVSIEEAIHAGEVDVLLVSPERLNNPKFRDAVLPRLAAECGLLVVDEAHCISDWGHDFRPDYRRIRTLLADLPTGIPVLATTATANSRVTEDVAEQMGSGVLVLRGSLDRESLRLGVVSLKTPEQRLAWLSDHLSEQPGSGIVYCLTVAATEEIADYLRSRGHDVAAYSGRTEAAERAELEESLAAGKVKALVATSALGMGFDATLGFVVNMGAPSSPVSYYQQVGRAGRGTSDASVVLLPGVEDRDIWAYFASLAFPREEQVRQTLGVLSEAGRALSTQALETYVDLSRSRLEQMLKVLDVDGAARRVGGGWEATGVPWDYDAERYARVAEARRREQDAMLAYISTDQCRMRFLREQLDDPGAVDCGRCDNCGGFAVTSAVSEGAVQEASARLSRPGVVVEPKKMWPTGLDRLGISLKGKIKEGPLEGRAVARLTDLGYGQALRDLFREPAQDGPVPVPLVKAVVEVLGDWKPRVGGIVYVESATRPTLTRDFADGLSRYLRVPVLGSWAIVDPDVGPGQGASNSAQRVAAVGRRFSLHAEVPPGVDVLLVDDRVATGWTITLAARALLDAGAGSVSPLVLATTT; encoded by the coding sequence ATGACTGATCCCGCCAGTGACGTACGTGCTCGTGCCGAGGCGCATCTGCGTGCCCTGGTGGGCCGCGATGACGCCACGCTGCGTGAGGACCAGTGGTCGGCGATCTCGGCGCTCGCCGTCGAGCGTCGCCGGACGCTGGTCGTGCAGAAGACCGGGTGGGGGAAGTCGGCGGTCTACTTCGTGGCGACGCTGCTGCTCCGTGAGGCCGGTCTCGGGCCGACCGTGATCGTCTCGCCGCTGCTCGCGCTGATGCGCAACCAGATCGCGGCGGCGCAGCGGGCCGGGATCCGGGCGGTGACGATCAACTCGACCAACCCCGAGGACTGGGTCTCGATCGAGGAGGCCATCCACGCCGGCGAGGTGGACGTCCTGCTGGTCTCACCCGAGCGGCTCAACAACCCGAAGTTCCGCGACGCGGTGCTGCCGCGGCTGGCCGCCGAGTGCGGCTTGCTGGTGGTCGACGAGGCCCACTGCATCTCCGACTGGGGGCACGACTTCCGGCCCGACTACCGCCGGATCCGTACGCTGCTGGCCGACCTTCCGACCGGGATCCCGGTGCTCGCGACGACCGCCACCGCCAACTCCCGGGTGACCGAGGACGTCGCCGAGCAGATGGGTTCGGGGGTTCTCGTGCTCCGGGGGTCGCTGGACCGGGAGTCGCTGCGGCTCGGGGTGGTCTCGCTGAAGACCCCGGAGCAGCGGCTCGCCTGGCTCTCCGACCACCTCTCCGAGCAGCCCGGATCGGGCATCGTCTACTGCCTGACCGTGGCCGCGACCGAGGAGATCGCCGACTATCTGCGCTCGCGCGGTCACGACGTGGCCGCCTACTCGGGACGTACGGAGGCGGCCGAGCGGGCCGAGCTGGAGGAGTCGCTGGCGGCCGGGAAGGTCAAGGCGCTGGTCGCGACCTCGGCGCTCGGGATGGGCTTCGACGCGACCCTCGGGTTCGTCGTCAACATGGGCGCGCCCTCCTCCCCGGTCTCCTACTACCAGCAGGTCGGCCGCGCCGGCCGCGGCACCTCCGACGCCTCGGTCGTGCTCCTCCCCGGTGTCGAGGACCGCGACATCTGGGCCTACTTCGCCTCGCTCGCCTTTCCGCGCGAGGAGCAGGTGCGCCAGACCCTCGGGGTCCTGTCGGAGGCGGGACGGGCGCTGTCGACGCAGGCACTGGAGACCTACGTCGACCTGTCCCGCTCACGCCTCGAGCAGATGCTCAAGGTGCTCGACGTGGACGGCGCCGCGCGTCGGGTCGGTGGTGGCTGGGAGGCGACCGGTGTCCCGTGGGACTACGACGCCGAGCGCTATGCGCGGGTCGCGGAGGCTCGGCGCCGCGAGCAGGACGCGATGCTCGCCTACATCTCGACCGACCAGTGCCGGATGCGGTTCCTGCGCGAGCAGCTCGACGACCCCGGCGCCGTGGACTGCGGGCGGTGCGACAACTGTGGTGGCTTCGCGGTGACCTCGGCGGTCTCCGAGGGAGCGGTCCAGGAGGCGTCGGCCCGGCTGTCGCGGCCCGGGGTGGTCGTGGAGCCGAAGAAGATGTGGCCCACCGGTCTCGACCGGCTCGGCATCTCGCTCAAGGGCAAGATCAAAGAGGGTCCGCTCGAAGGGCGCGCGGTCGCGCGGCTGACCGATCTCGGCTACGGCCAGGCGTTGCGCGACCTCTTCCGCGAGCCCGCCCAGGACGGCCCGGTGCCGGTGCCGCTGGTGAAGGCGGTCGTCGAGGTCCTGGGCGACTGGAAGCCTCGCGTGGGCGGCATCGTCTACGTCGAGTCGGCGACCCGCCCGACCCTGACCCGGGACTTCGCCGACGGTCTCTCGCGCTACCTCCGCGTCCCCGTTCTCGGCTCCTGGGCCATCGTCGACCCCGATGTCGGACCCGGCCAAGGTGCCTCCAACTCCGCCCAGCGCGTCGCCGCCGTCGGCCGCCGCTTCTCGCTCCATGCCGAGGTTCCACCGGGTGTCGACGTACTGCTCGTCGACGATCGCGTCGCGACCGGCTGGACCATCACCCTCGCCGCCCGTGCTCTCCTCGACGCCGGCGCCGGCTCGGTGAGCCCGTTGGTGCTGGCGACGACGACGTAG